Proteins from a genomic interval of uncultured Desulfuromusa sp.:
- a CDS encoding DEAD/DEAH box helicase, with translation MSFQSLGLCTELLNAITTQGYTTPTPIQLQAIPVIFKGLDLLAGAQTGTGKTAAFALPIVQMLSETTPIKKRRSPRALILVPTRELAAQVSEQMQNYGRRLSLRSTMIYGGVSIQAQIERLHRGIDIVVATPGRLLDHLTRGTIKLSDIQCLVLDEADRMLDLGFIDAIIEISKYLPTERQSLLFSATYSQKIKQLASELLINPKRIEVARRNIAADDIDQVIYPVERSRKRDMISHLIRKGEWNQVLVFARTRYSADKLTAELLFDGIQTAAIHSNKSQSVRTRTLKQFKQGELQVLVATDVASRGLDIARLPYVVNYELPDIPEDYIHRIGRTGRAGESGRALSLVCHAEQPKLQAIEKLLKMTIPRKAIEEFPQIPIRRGALKKPRKETTRSPHAKNVAAKEKTNSNRKRTSTKKVKKVQKSTKSRTVGRKKSPHRQTAPKTGRRGSRS, from the coding sequence ATGTCTTTTCAATCTCTGGGGTTATGTACCGAACTGCTGAATGCAATTACCACGCAAGGATACACCACCCCAACCCCGATTCAGCTCCAAGCGATTCCTGTCATTTTCAAAGGTCTTGACCTGCTCGCGGGCGCACAGACAGGCACCGGAAAAACAGCTGCATTCGCCTTACCAATCGTACAGATGTTGAGTGAAACCACGCCGATAAAAAAAAGGCGCAGTCCACGTGCCCTGATTCTGGTACCAACCCGTGAGCTGGCAGCTCAGGTCAGTGAACAGATGCAAAACTACGGACGCCGCTTATCGCTACGTTCAACCATGATCTACGGTGGAGTCAGCATCCAGGCACAAATTGAACGACTACACCGGGGGATCGACATTGTTGTCGCAACTCCGGGACGGCTCCTTGATCATTTAACCCGCGGCACCATAAAACTTTCTGACATCCAATGCCTTGTTCTTGACGAAGCGGATCGGATGCTTGACCTGGGATTTATCGACGCTATCATCGAGATCTCAAAATATCTTCCGACCGAGAGGCAATCCCTGCTTTTCTCAGCAACTTACTCACAAAAAATAAAGCAACTTGCCAGTGAATTGCTGATAAATCCGAAGCGGATTGAAGTTGCACGACGTAACATTGCCGCTGATGATATCGACCAGGTCATCTATCCTGTGGAACGCAGTCGCAAACGGGACATGATCTCACACTTGATCCGCAAAGGTGAGTGGAATCAAGTTCTGGTTTTTGCCCGCACCCGCTATAGTGCCGACAAACTTACAGCTGAGCTCCTCTTTGATGGGATCCAGACCGCTGCTATCCACAGCAATAAAAGCCAATCAGTACGAACACGCACCCTGAAACAATTTAAACAGGGAGAATTACAGGTTCTGGTCGCAACCGATGTCGCGTCACGAGGACTCGATATCGCCCGCTTGCCCTATGTGGTCAATTATGAGCTGCCCGATATCCCCGAAGATTATATCCATCGCATCGGTCGCACCGGCCGCGCAGGAGAATCGGGTCGGGCGCTCTCTCTGGTCTGCCATGCTGAACAGCCCAAATTGCAAGCAATTGAAAAACTGCTCAAAATGACGATCCCCAGGAAGGCCATTGAAGAATTTCCACAGATTCCCATCAGGCGTGGCGCGCTAAAAAAACCCCGCAAAGAAACGACCAGATCACCTCATGCGAAGAACGTGGCTGCCAAGGAAAAAACCAACTCAAACCGTAAAAGGACATCCACGAAAAAAGTGAAAAAGGTCCAAAAATCAACAAAATCCAGAACCGTGGGGCGTAAAAAATCACCCCACCGACAAACCGCCCCAAAAACAGGACGACGGGGAAGCAGATCTTAG
- a CDS encoding HDOD domain-containing protein yields MGTENPQVKTLLARQPIYSAQKDLFGFELLFRHEMGSSAHEFGEELATSEVLLNLYTGTNQQSDLFSRKIFVNISEGLLLSDAFLPVPPESVIIDLSPSIQVNEPLINSIKKWRDAGFSFALDGFDFSPRFQPVLDYIQYIKVDALNESMSEIDSKMKNLSHYSVNWIAERVETETQFTKFKELGFTLFQGYFLAKPTAIQGQPVRGKINNSIATIRAVSDPEIEVAEMTNIVNRDPSLAIQLLKIVNSPVYSLGREVNSVRDAIVYLGLIQVRKWIIMMSMLNNMVASSGTVNLVLTRAKACENYVEKSHAVKSDQAFLVGLLSGVHLLFGIDNKSFFEQISLPDTIKEAILEEEGVLGQTLSEIIKTEYNILQNTSEIADQDDIGLSAYREASTWTEEVLTVADDG; encoded by the coding sequence ATGGGCACAGAAAATCCTCAAGTAAAAACCCTGCTCGCAAGACAACCAATTTATTCGGCGCAAAAGGATTTATTTGGATTCGAGTTGCTTTTTCGCCATGAGATGGGTTCATCCGCACATGAATTTGGTGAAGAGTTAGCAACCAGCGAGGTTCTGCTGAACCTCTATACGGGTACGAACCAGCAAAGTGACCTGTTTTCCCGAAAAATATTTGTTAACATCTCCGAAGGGTTATTGTTATCTGATGCCTTTTTACCGGTTCCCCCTGAAAGCGTCATTATCGATCTCTCGCCATCGATACAAGTCAATGAGCCTTTGATCAATAGTATCAAAAAATGGAGGGATGCCGGATTCAGTTTTGCATTGGATGGCTTCGATTTCAGCCCGCGCTTTCAACCGGTTTTAGATTATATCCAGTATATCAAGGTTGATGCCCTCAATGAATCAATGAGTGAAATTGATTCGAAAATGAAAAACCTGTCCCACTATTCAGTCAATTGGATAGCTGAAAGAGTTGAGACAGAAACACAATTTACCAAGTTCAAAGAGCTGGGATTTACACTTTTCCAGGGATATTTTCTTGCCAAACCCACAGCCATTCAAGGACAACCGGTTCGGGGTAAAATCAACAACTCCATTGCAACAATCAGAGCCGTGAGCGATCCCGAGATAGAAGTCGCAGAAATGACAAACATTGTTAACCGGGACCCTAGTCTGGCCATACAGCTCCTCAAGATTGTTAACAGCCCGGTATATTCTTTGGGGCGAGAAGTCAATTCCGTAAGAGATGCTATTGTTTATCTGGGACTGATTCAAGTTAGAAAATGGATCATCATGATGTCGATGTTAAACAATATGGTCGCAAGTAGCGGGACTGTTAATTTAGTTTTAACTCGCGCAAAAGCCTGTGAAAATTATGTCGAGAAAAGTCATGCGGTGAAATCCGATCAAGCATTTTTAGTGGGGCTGCTGTCAGGAGTTCATCTGCTGTTCGGCATTGATAATAAATCGTTCTTTGAACAGATCTCGTTACCAGATACCATCAAAGAGGCTATTCTTGAAGAAGAAGGAGTGCTCGGGCAGACACTCAGTGAAATTATCAAGACTGAATATAATATTTTACAAAACACTTCAGAAATTGCCGACCAGGACGACATAGGACTCTCAGCATATCGCGAAGCAAGTACCTGGACAGAAGAGGTTTTAACCGTAGCCGACGACGGCTAA
- a CDS encoding FapA family protein, which produces MTTVAASQSVNIGIKKLGEYVNDAYRLNIEAHNSELECRATISVDDADNSISPTELISILSKNEITTAIDLEQIAVFCSEAAEGKNLENFLLASGSEPIHGEDGWFELIVATGKEKTDLEVDAFGRVDFKSVQSFSNVTPGQQIGNIYPPTEGTPGKTITGKPVPSKPGKPNRVIAGTGVRISDDGTQAIAEKAGRTIFENNVLSIAEELVINGNVDLSVGHISFNGFVDIKGDVLDDFNISATKGINITGAVGVCQITSDGPVTLGTMAGMGTGKITCKGSLQARYLNQVTVECRGDVNISHELRNAVIKATGSINIPKGMAIGGELIALEGIEAKILGARSGAKTSVTSGIYFPETDQLQNLQRRLKSLVDQIKTISSTLAALRKKPPCNQSKALREAIELRIGVLTQRQINLDADREEVAEELLGFAVNEHPTANPKINILDAMKEGVSVKLGETTEEINNEISGPISIIENPEMGGFSYLTYSPLKVGAESLEEVVG; this is translated from the coding sequence ATGACGACAGTTGCAGCCAGTCAATCCGTCAATATCGGTATCAAGAAGCTTGGGGAGTATGTCAACGATGCTTACCGCTTAAATATTGAAGCCCACAATAGTGAACTGGAATGCCGTGCCACGATCAGCGTCGATGATGCAGACAACAGCATCTCGCCAACTGAGCTTATCTCTATATTAAGCAAGAATGAAATAACAACGGCTATAGATCTCGAGCAGATAGCTGTGTTCTGCTCTGAGGCCGCAGAGGGAAAGAATCTTGAAAACTTTCTTCTGGCCTCGGGATCTGAGCCGATACATGGTGAAGATGGCTGGTTTGAGCTGATTGTTGCAACCGGAAAAGAAAAAACTGATCTGGAGGTCGATGCCTTTGGTCGGGTCGATTTTAAATCGGTACAGAGTTTTTCCAATGTGACACCGGGGCAACAAATCGGTAATATCTATCCACCAACAGAAGGAACACCGGGAAAGACGATAACCGGCAAGCCTGTTCCATCGAAACCCGGAAAGCCAAACAGGGTTATCGCCGGCACTGGTGTCCGAATCAGCGATGACGGAACCCAAGCCATAGCAGAAAAGGCTGGACGGACCATATTTGAAAACAATGTCCTTTCTATTGCAGAAGAATTAGTGATCAATGGTAATGTCGATTTGAGTGTCGGCCATATCAGTTTTAATGGTTTTGTCGATATTAAGGGTGATGTTCTGGACGATTTTAATATCTCCGCAACGAAAGGGATCAACATTACCGGCGCCGTGGGTGTCTGTCAGATCACCTCTGATGGCCCGGTAACACTTGGCACCATGGCTGGTATGGGAACCGGTAAAATCACCTGCAAAGGAAGCCTGCAAGCCCGCTACCTGAATCAGGTCACTGTCGAATGCCGGGGTGATGTCAACATTTCCCACGAACTTCGTAATGCGGTGATAAAAGCAACCGGCAGCATCAATATTCCCAAAGGGATGGCAATCGGAGGAGAACTCATCGCACTTGAAGGCATTGAGGCTAAAATTCTTGGTGCCCGATCCGGTGCAAAAACCAGTGTCACTTCAGGCATATATTTCCCTGAAACAGATCAGCTCCAAAACCTGCAACGGCGATTAAAGAGCCTTGTAGATCAAATTAAAACAATCAGTTCAACCCTGGCGGCTCTGAGGAAAAAGCCCCCCTGCAATCAGAGTAAAGCGCTTCGTGAGGCAATCGAATTACGGATTGGAGTGCTTACGCAGCGACAGATCAATCTTGATGCAGACCGTGAAGAAGTCGCAGAGGAGTTGCTTGGCTTTGCAGTGAATGAACACCCGACAGCGAACCCCAAAATAAACATCCTGGATGCCATGAAGGAAGGGGTCTCTGTCAAACTTGGTGAAACCACTGAGGAGATTAACAACGAAATTTCAGGGCCGATTTCCATTATTGAAAACCCCGAAATGGGAGGATTCAGTTATCTGACTTATTCGCCATTAAAGGTGGGCGCTGAAAGCTTGGAAGAGGTCGTTGGTTGA
- a CDS encoding HupE/UreJ family protein → MNKLFQQKFLYALGVIFIFPSLAMAHTGIGDTSGFMHGFSHPVYGVDHLLAMVAVGLWAAQQGGRATWIVPGAFVSVMILGGMLGFSGWPVVFLEAGILTSVLVMGILIVGAFRFPTRVSVLIVGFFALFHGYAHGAEMPASLGAVSYSLGFALSTAIIHSVGIIAGLGLQKLQIDKIARYAGGAIMLSGIYLAMA, encoded by the coding sequence ATGAACAAATTGTTCCAACAAAAATTCTTGTATGCATTAGGAGTGATTTTTATTTTCCCGAGTCTGGCAATGGCTCATACCGGTATTGGTGACACCAGTGGATTTATGCATGGCTTCAGTCATCCGGTGTATGGGGTTGACCATTTACTTGCCATGGTTGCGGTCGGTCTTTGGGCCGCGCAGCAGGGTGGCCGTGCCACATGGATCGTGCCCGGCGCTTTTGTCTCAGTGATGATCCTGGGGGGTATGCTGGGATTTTCAGGTTGGCCCGTTGTTTTTCTTGAGGCAGGAATTCTGACTTCAGTCCTGGTTATGGGGATTCTCATCGTCGGGGCATTCAGATTTCCGACACGTGTGAGCGTCCTTATCGTCGGTTTCTTTGCCTTATTTCATGGCTATGCCCATGGTGCGGAAATGCCGGCATCACTTGGAGCGGTTTCATATAGCCTGGGATTTGCTCTTTCTACGGCAATCATCCATTCCGTTGGTATCATTGCAGGGTTGGGGTTGCAGAAATTACAGATTGACAAAATAGCTCGTTATGCCGGTGGAGCCATTATGCTTAGCGGGATCTATCTGGCAATGGCATAA
- a CDS encoding anaerobic C4-dicarboxylate transporter yields the protein MLYIQFLFLLLMLYIGSRYGGIGLGVVSGIGLVIEVFIFKMPPTSPPITVMLIILAVVTCAAILEAAGGLKYMLQVAERILRSKPKMVTILGPLVTYTMTFMLGTGHAVYTIMPIIGDVALKNDIRPERAMAASSVASQMGITASPISAAVVYYLSQMSGLSTSITLVSILSVTIPATLLGVLAMSVYSMRRGRELKDDPEYQERLQDPTWKKRIEETTATTLDEKLPTSARNAVLIFLLALATIVVIAMVPSIRTLAEGAKPIKMSIIIQMMMLAFGGVILLATKTKTSKVPEGVVFKSGMVAAIAIFGIAWMSDTYFKFAMPSFKGGITEMVTAYPWTFALAMFIVSVVVNSQAATCRMMLPVGLGLGLSPALLIGIMPSCYGYFFIPNYPSDIATVNFDTSGTTKIGKWYFNHSFMVPGLIGVIVACLVGYALGQLLLG from the coding sequence CGAAGTTTTTATTTTCAAGATGCCGCCGACCAGTCCTCCTATCACCGTTATGCTGATTATCCTTGCGGTTGTGACCTGTGCTGCAATTCTTGAAGCCGCCGGTGGTCTCAAGTATATGTTACAGGTGGCTGAGCGTATTCTTCGTTCCAAGCCGAAAATGGTAACAATTCTTGGACCATTAGTCACCTACACCATGACTTTCATGCTGGGGACCGGCCACGCTGTTTACACCATTATGCCGATTATTGGCGATGTCGCCCTGAAAAATGATATTCGTCCGGAGCGGGCCATGGCTGCTTCCTCGGTTGCTTCGCAAATGGGGATTACCGCCAGTCCTATCTCTGCGGCTGTTGTTTACTACTTGTCGCAAATGTCCGGACTCAGCACAAGTATCACTCTTGTCTCAATTCTCTCAGTGACTATTCCCGCAACCCTGCTTGGTGTCCTGGCTATGTCTGTCTACAGTATGCGTCGAGGTCGTGAGTTGAAAGATGACCCTGAATATCAGGAGCGCCTGCAAGATCCGACCTGGAAAAAACGGATTGAAGAAACCACTGCGACCACTCTCGACGAAAAATTACCGACTTCGGCACGCAATGCGGTGCTGATTTTCTTACTCGCACTGGCAACAATTGTCGTCATCGCCATGGTGCCGAGTATTCGGACCCTGGCTGAAGGTGCCAAGCCGATCAAAATGTCGATTATCATTCAGATGATGATGCTTGCTTTTGGTGGTGTTATTCTTCTTGCCACGAAAACGAAAACTTCCAAAGTTCCTGAGGGTGTTGTGTTTAAATCAGGGATGGTCGCTGCTATTGCTATCTTTGGTATTGCCTGGATGAGTGATACTTACTTCAAATTTGCTATGCCGAGCTTTAAAGGCGGCATCACTGAAATGGTCACCGCCTACCCATGGACTTTCGCCCTGGCGATGTTTATTGTTTCGGTTGTGGTTAACAGCCAGGCTGCAACCTGTCGGATGATGTTGCCGGTCGGGCTGGGTCTCGGGTTGTCACCAGCGTTGCTGATCGGGATTATGCCCTCCTGCTACGGTTATTTCTTCATCCCTAATTACCCGTCGGATATCGCTACGGTTAACTTTGATACTTCGGGAACGACAAAGATCGGCAAGTGGTATTTCAACCACAGTTTCATGGTGCCCGGTCTAATCGGTGTTATCGTCGCCTGTCTGGTTGGTTACGCCCTTGGGCAATTGCTTCTCGGTTAG